In Lates calcarifer isolate ASB-BC8 linkage group LG4, TLL_Latcal_v3, whole genome shotgun sequence, a genomic segment contains:
- the opn7a gene encoding opsin 7, group member a yields the protein MGLLDEDTAFHSNIPVPLDITVAVVYSVFGVCSLFGNSTLLYVSYKKKHLLKPAEYFIINLAVSDLGLTLSLYPMAITSSFYHRWLYGKTVCSIYAFCGMLFGLCSLTTLTLLSMVCFVKVCYPLYGNRFNPVHGCLLIACAWVYALLFACSPLAHWGEYGPEPYGTACCIDWRLSNQHTTARSYTVALFIFCYILPCCVIVASYTGILITVHTSRKTMEQHASRQTHMSSIQTIIVKLSVAVCIGFFAAWSPYAVVSMWAAFGQIESIPPLAFAMPAMFAKSSTIYNPIIYLMLRPNFRRMMRRDMGTLCHACLRSCLCSQCPANCCSKPEIRVRLRTVHRQTDQFPSSNSSAQPPIEALKDHSCEKCKDAFECFKHYPQMCGVSNPAANGDLSEDQDTPVPQTHKQKTQSVYHKKSLLATMCAKRTSERDNLHINLEMVPGHAKVAWP from the exons ATGGGGCTGTTGGATGAAGACACGGCATTCCACTCCAACATACCTGTGCCACTAGATATAACGGTGGCTGTGGTGTACTCTGTTTTTG GAGTATGTTCACTGTTTGGCAACAGCACGCTGCTATACGTATCCTACAAGAAAAAGCACCTCCTCAAACCGGCCGAGTACTTCATCATCAACCTAGCTGTTAGTGACCTGGGCCTCACTCTGTCCCTTTACCCAATGGCGATAACATCAAGCTTCTACCACAG GTGGCTGTATGGGAAAACAGTTTGCTCCATATACGCTTTTTGCGGTATGCTGTTTGGCCTCTGCAGTCTGACCACTCTAACCCTGCTAAGCATGGTGTGCTTTGTGAAAGTATGTTATCCACTCTATG gaaacaggtTTAATCCTGTTCACGGATGTCTGCTGATTGCCTGTGCTTGGGTCTATGCCTTGTTATTTGCCTGCTCCCCACTGGCCCATTGGGGGGAATATGGACCAGAGCCTTACGGTACCGCTTGCTGTATTGACTGGCGCCTGTCCAATCAGCACACCACAGCACGCTCCTACACTGTGGCGCTGTTCATCTTCTGCTACATCCTTCCATGCTGTGTTATTGTGGCATCCTACACAGGAATTCTGATCACAGTGCATACATCCCGCAAGACCATGGAGCAACATGCGTCTAGGCAGACGCACATGAGCAGCATCCAGACAATTATTGTTAAG CTAAGTGTTGCTGTCTGTATCGGTTTCTTTGCGGCGTGGAGTCCGTACGCTGTGGTGTCCATGTGGGCTGCTTTTGGACAAATTGAGAGCATCCCTCCTCTGGCATTTGCCATGCCCGCCATGTTTGCCAAGTCCTCCACCATCTACAACCCCATCATCTATCTGATGCTGAGGCCAAACTTTCGCAGGATGATGCGCAGAGACATGGGTACTCTATGCCACGCCTGTCTGAGGAGCTGCCTCTGCTCCCAGTGCCCAGCAAACTGCTGCTCTAAGCCAGAGATCAGGGTCAGACTTCGCACCgtccacagacagactgaccaaTTCCCCTCATCCAACTCCTCCGCTCAACCTCCTATCGAAGCATTAAAGGATCACAGCTGTGAAAAATGCAAGGATGCATTTGAATGCTTCAAACACTACCCTCAAATGTGTGGTGTCAGTAACCCCGCTGCTAACGGAGACTTGTCTGAGGATCAAGACACACCAGTTCCCCAAACACATAAGCAAAAAACCCAAAGTGTGTACCACAAGAAGTCTCTGCTGGCCACCATGTGTGCAAAAAGGACATCAGAAAGAGACAACCTCCATATTAATTTAGAGATGGTTCCAGGGCATGCAAAAGTGGCTTGGCCCTGA